The DNA region CCGGATTTGCTGGAAGCCGCACGGTTGCCGTGTTTGGCCACCGGTATCCCCGCAGCGGAGATCACCAGGGCAGAGGTTGTCGAAATATTGAAGGAATTGGATTTATCACCCCCGGTTCCCACAATCTCAAGCACATCCATGTCGTGGAGTATCCTGATGCAGTGCTTCCGCATACCCGCGGCAGAGGCGGTGATCTCATCAATGGTTTCGCCCTTCACCGCCATGGCGGTAAGGAAGGCGGCCATCTGGATATCGCTGGCCTTGCCCCCCATGATCTCGTCCATCACCACCTCGGCCATTTCGTAATTGAGATTTTCCCGGTTCGCGGCTTTTATGATCGCCTCTTTAATCATTGCGTACTCCTAAAAAATTGCTTAGTATCTTTTTCCCCTGGGGGGTCAAAATAGATTCAGGGTGAAACTGCACGCCGTACACCGGGTATTCCCGGTGCTGTACCGCCATGACTTCTCCATCATCAGTGGAGGCAATAACCCGGAGTTCCGCAGGAATAGTGTTTATATCCGCGGCCAGGGAATGGTAACGGGCCCCCTGGATGGTCTTGTCCAGACCTGCAAAAAGGGGGCTATCTGTGTCCACGGTGATCATCGAAGACTTGCCGTGCATCAGGGTTTTTGCATAGCCCACCACCGCGCCGAAGACCTCGCAGATGGCCTGATGACCCAGGCATACCCCCAGGATGGGAATTTGCACCCCAAGGGCGGATATAACCTTTTCACAGATTCCGGCGTCTACAGGCCGACCTGGTCCGGGAGAAATCACGATATGGCTGGGCCTGAGAACTATGATGTCCGCTACGGCCATTTCATCGTTTCGGATCACCCGGATATCGGGATTGATGGTCCCGATAAGCTGGTAGAGATTATAGGAAAAACTATCGTAATTATCAATAAGTAAAATCATAATCTGTGCCCGCCTTTGGAAGGATGAACATCCTCTGTGGTCAGTGATTGTGCTTCTTCCAAAGCGTTCAGCACCCCCTGCATCTTGTTCCCGCATTCCTGATATTCATTTTCAGGGATGCTGTCCGCCACGATACCTGCGCCAGACCGGACAAAGACCTTGCCATTTTTCTTAAAGGCGATGCGGATGGCTATGCAGGTGTCCATATCCCCGTTAAAAGCGAGGTAACCGATGGCCCCGCCGTAGATACCCCGCTTGTTGTTTTCCAGTTCATTAATGATCTCGCAGGCCCGGATCTTGGGCGCCCCCGATAGGGTCCCAGCGGGAAGCACCGCCTCCACTGCGTCTATCCCGGTTTTGCCCTCCTGAATAGAACTTCTCACCGTGGACCCCAGGTGCATCACATGGGAAAATCGTTCTACCGAAAGGTAGCGTTCCAGCATCACGGACCCGAAGCGGCTGATCTTCCCCAGATCATTCCGTCCCAGGTCCACCAGCATATTGTGTTCCGCCAGTTCCTTGGGATCCGTGAGGAGCTCCCGTTCCAGGCTTATGTCTTCGTCTTCCGTAGCGCCCCGGGGCCGGGTCCCGGCCAGAGGAAAGGTGAGGAGTTCTCCCTTTTGCAGTTTTACTAAGGTCTCCGGAGAAGCCCCGGCGATCTCAAAGCCCGCATCGTCACTGGAAAAGTAGAACATATAGGGCGAAGGGTTCCGCTCCCGGAGTATACGGTAGGTGTCAAAGAGGCTGCCCTCAACATCCGCCTCCAGCCGGTTGGATAACACCACCTGAAAAATGTCCCCTTCACGGATATACTCCTTGGCCCGCCGGACCATGGCACAGTACTGTACCTTATCAAAGAGGGGCCGGAAAGGGGAGAGGATTTTGAGGGGCTTTATTTCAGCAGGCTTCCCGACATCTATGATCCGGGCCAGGTTTTCCAGTTCCGTCACCGCCCGGTTGTAGTTTTCCTCCGCGCCGGTTTTCATGTTCACCATGAGGATGATGGTGTTTTCCAGGTGATCGTAGGCGATTATTTTATCGAAGAGCATCAGGTCTACATCCTTAAAATGCTCTTGATCCGCGACGTCGAGTTTCAGTCCCGGCTCGCTGTACTTGATATAATCGTAAGAAAAGTACCCCACCAGCCCGCCGGTAAAGGGGGGAAGGTAGGGGAACCGAGGGCTCCGGTTTTCTTCTATGATTTGATTAATATTGGCCCCGGGGTTTTTTACGGTCATGGTAATGTGGGTTCCGTTTTTTATGCTCAGGTTCCCGTTGGTACAGGTGATCTCCAGCTTGGGATCGTAGCCCAGGAAGGTGTACCGGCCATGCCGGTTTGGATCTTCCAGGCTTTCCAGGATAAAGCACTGGCGGCTCAGGTTCTTGATGATCCTGAAGGTTTCCACCGGGGTGCGTTCCCCTGCGGGCAAGGTCAGGGATACCGGGATGGTCCTGAATTCTTTGGTGAGGTTTTTTACTTCCTCCGGGCTTGGCCGGCAGTTCATGTTTTCCTTCCTTTTTACGTTTCTTTATATAGAAACGATAATGTTACTTTATATAGAAACATGAGGCATGTCAAGAGGATTTTGGGAAATTTATCTTAAAATTTGATTTTATTTAGGGGCTACAGTAAAATAGCTACCTCCAGGTGGCAGTACCTG from Treponema primitia ZAS-2 includes:
- a CDS encoding anthranilate synthase component II codes for the protein MILLIDNYDSFSYNLYQLIGTINPDIRVIRNDEMAVADIIVLRPSHIVISPGPGRPVDAGICEKVISALGVQIPILGVCLGHQAICEVFGAVVGYAKTLMHGKSSMITVDTDSPLFAGLDKTIQGARYHSLAADINTIPAELRVIASTDDGEVMAVQHREYPVYGVQFHPESILTPQGKKILSNFLGVRND
- a CDS encoding anthranilate synthase component I family protein, with protein sequence MNCRPSPEEVKNLTKEFRTIPVSLTLPAGERTPVETFRIIKNLSRQCFILESLEDPNRHGRYTFLGYDPKLEITCTNGNLSIKNGTHITMTVKNPGANINQIIEENRSPRFPYLPPFTGGLVGYFSYDYIKYSEPGLKLDVADQEHFKDVDLMLFDKIIAYDHLENTIILMVNMKTGAEENYNRAVTELENLARIIDVGKPAEIKPLKILSPFRPLFDKVQYCAMVRRAKEYIREGDIFQVVLSNRLEADVEGSLFDTYRILRERNPSPYMFYFSSDDAGFEIAGASPETLVKLQKGELLTFPLAGTRPRGATEDEDISLERELLTDPKELAEHNMLVDLGRNDLGKISRFGSVMLERYLSVERFSHVMHLGSTVRSSIQEGKTGIDAVEAVLPAGTLSGAPKIRACEIINELENNKRGIYGGAIGYLAFNGDMDTCIAIRIAFKKNGKVFVRSGAGIVADSIPENEYQECGNKMQGVLNALEEAQSLTTEDVHPSKGGHRL